One segment of Thermococcus sp. AM4 DNA contains the following:
- the cas4 gene encoding CRISPR-associated protein Cas4, producing the protein MDGELIEFYASEALSCPRRIYFRLMGYPERWPEFVKVRLNQGVNTHGVLGEILNKRFGFELEKHLVLRSRKLGFEIHGRIDAFREFPIEIKGKTSLPRVPYESHLAQLNVYLRWAEAEYGYLYYVKLHERPLTVISKLDFSNFPVIKGPNFRAFEIPYDEKLFKETLRHFYNVKKAYERGKPPKGEYSYLCRFCPYRYLCYPDGNGFEKD; encoded by the coding sequence GCTCATTGAGTTCTATGCAAGCGAGGCGTTGAGCTGTCCAAGGCGTATTTACTTCCGGCTGATGGGTTATCCCGAGAGGTGGCCCGAGTTTGTAAAGGTCAGGCTGAACCAGGGAGTAAACACGCACGGTGTCCTCGGGGAGATACTGAACAAGAGGTTCGGCTTTGAGCTGGAAAAGCACCTCGTCTTGAGATCGAGAAAGCTTGGGTTTGAAATCCACGGCAGAATAGACGCCTTTCGGGAGTTTCCAATCGAGATCAAGGGCAAAACGAGCCTCCCCCGGGTTCCCTACGAGTCTCACCTTGCTCAGCTCAACGTGTACCTCAGATGGGCTGAGGCCGAATACGGGTACCTCTACTACGTCAAACTCCACGAGAGGCCTTTAACGGTGATAAGCAAGCTTGACTTCTCCAATTTCCCAGTCATCAAGGGGCCCAACTTCAGGGCGTTTGAAATCCCGTACGATGAGAAGCTCTTCAAGGAGACTCTGCGCCATTTCTATAACGTCAAAAAGGCCTATGAGCGGGGTAAACCTCCCAAGGGGGAGTACTCTTACCTGTGCCGGTTCTGTCCATACAGGTATCTGTGCTATCCCGACGGAAACGGGTTTGAGAAGGATTGA
- the trm10 gene encoding tRNA (guanine(9)-/adenine(9)-N1)-methyltransferase, producing the protein MKTLADVLRDALREKGIESIGTLSKRFRKSKNKLQDIAIEIVHGKGAIFRVPEKTAVAWDLNGNRVEGSYYAYAPLCMADKFEMVLSPEELRSKLPEWPYFIIDLQLWDKHTQKEKGKVCLQINQSYGLLRDYFTGRELAVTWANEEFREMFHGPLDRITSYEGPTAEFLKEKGIDEVVLLDPWADEVLSEKDFDVKAFVIGGIVDTGHDKKLTPKIGEELERTGIRVRRRKIVLRGDITGVPDRINRILGIILKMMVEGKSMDEAVYEFQEPLHARWRLRKELPKRATRYMVDGKTYRVVEKELFNEYSKWLKIRWEDFVKVLRELDLIALERKRIHHLNKISNARIIKGKLYRVILLKKAAMLCYNC; encoded by the coding sequence ATGAAGACCCTCGCGGACGTTCTCAGGGATGCACTGAGGGAGAAGGGCATAGAGAGCATCGGAACCCTCTCGAAGCGTTTCCGAAAGTCTAAAAACAAGCTCCAGGACATTGCGATTGAGATAGTCCACGGCAAGGGTGCAATCTTCCGCGTTCCGGAGAAGACGGCAGTTGCGTGGGACCTGAACGGAAACCGCGTTGAGGGCTCTTACTACGCCTACGCCCCCCTCTGCATGGCAGATAAGTTCGAGATGGTTCTCTCCCCGGAGGAGCTCCGCTCGAAGCTTCCGGAGTGGCCCTACTTCATAATCGACCTCCAGCTCTGGGATAAGCACACTCAAAAGGAGAAGGGCAAGGTCTGCCTCCAGATTAACCAGAGCTACGGCCTTCTACGCGACTACTTCACCGGGAGAGAGCTGGCCGTGACGTGGGCCAACGAGGAGTTCCGAGAGATGTTCCACGGCCCCCTTGACAGGATTACCTCCTACGAGGGTCCGACTGCCGAGTTTTTAAAGGAGAAAGGAATAGATGAGGTCGTTCTCCTTGACCCCTGGGCGGACGAGGTTTTAAGCGAAAAAGACTTCGACGTTAAGGCCTTTGTAATCGGCGGAATCGTGGATACTGGTCATGATAAAAAGCTGACGCCGAAAATAGGCGAGGAGCTTGAAAGGACAGGGATAAGAGTTAGGCGGAGGAAGATAGTCCTCAGGGGCGACATCACAGGCGTTCCTGATAGAATAAACAGAATCCTCGGGATAATTCTCAAGATGATGGTGGAAGGAAAGTCAATGGACGAGGCCGTTTACGAGTTCCAGGAACCGCTTCACGCGCGCTGGAGGCTCAGAAAGGAGCTTCCTAAGAGGGCAACCCGCTACATGGTGGACGGAAAGACCTACCGCGTCGTCGAGAAGGAACTCTTCAACGAGTACTCGAAGTGGCTCAAAATCCGCTGGGAGGACTTTGTTAAAGTTCTTAGGGAGCTGGACCTGATAGCGCTTGAAAGGAAGAGGATTCACCACCTCAACAAGATTTCGAACGCGAGGATAATAAAGGGGAAGCTCTACCGCGTGATTCTGCTCAAAAAGGCCGCGATGTTATGCTACAATTGTTGA
- a CDS encoding valine--tRNA ligase, which translates to MLPKNYDPNEIEPKWQKFWLDEKIYKYELDEKRPSYAIDTPPPFTSGTLHLGHVLSHTWIDIIARYKRMTGYNVLFPQGFDNHGLPTELKVEKEFGISKDQPEKFLQKCVEWTWQAIEAMRNQFIRIGYSADWDLEYHTMDDWYKAAVQKSLIEFYKKGLLYQAEHPVYWCPRCRTSLAKAEVGYVEEDGFLYYIKLPLADGSGYVPIATTRPELMPACVAVFVHPEDERYKDVVGKKVKLPIFEREVPVLADEDVDPSFGTGAVYNCTYGDEQDVVWQKRYNLPVIIAINEDGTMNENAGPYAGLKTEEARKKIAEDLEKMGLLYKKEEIRHRVLRHTERSSCMAPIELLPKKQWFIKVKDFTDEIVKVAKEINWYPEDMFLRLKDWAESMDWDWVISRQRVFGTPIPFWVCDNGEIILPDEDKLPVDPRFDKPPRKCSDGSEPKPVTDVLDCWVDSSITPLIISRWHDAIKGNEEAKRWFEHNFPTALRPQGTDIIRTWAFYTIFRTYMLTGQKPWRDVLINGMVAGPDGRKMSKSYGNVVAPDEVIPKYGADALRLWTALAPPGEDHPFKWETVDYNYRFLQKVWNIYRFAERHLADFDPAKAPEELEPLDRWILSRLHRLIKFATEEMERYRFNLLTRELITFVWHEVADDYIEMIKYRLYGDDEESKLKAKTALYELLYNLMLLMAPFVPHITEELYQNLFREQIGAKSVHLLDWPKFREDRIDEEAEKLGELAREIVGAIRRYKNSHGLALNAKLKHVAIYATDSYEKLKTIERDIAGTMNIERLEVIRGEPALEERITEIKPNFRTVGPRYGKLVPKITAYLKEHADEVAKALKETGKVEFEVDGEKVELGKDDVVIRKAVFSEGEEVETAVVGDAVIVFF; encoded by the coding sequence ATGCTCCCGAAGAACTACGACCCGAACGAGATTGAGCCCAAGTGGCAGAAGTTCTGGCTCGATGAGAAAATCTACAAGTACGAGCTCGACGAGAAGAGGCCGAGCTACGCGATTGACACTCCGCCCCCGTTCACGAGCGGAACGCTCCACCTCGGTCACGTGCTCAGCCACACGTGGATTGACATCATCGCGCGCTATAAGAGAATGACCGGCTACAACGTGCTCTTCCCGCAGGGCTTCGACAACCACGGGCTTCCGACCGAGCTGAAGGTCGAGAAGGAGTTCGGAATAAGCAAGGACCAGCCCGAGAAGTTCCTCCAGAAGTGCGTTGAGTGGACCTGGCAGGCCATCGAGGCCATGCGCAACCAGTTCATCAGGATAGGCTACTCGGCCGACTGGGACCTGGAATACCACACGATGGACGACTGGTACAAGGCAGCCGTCCAGAAGTCCCTCATCGAGTTCTACAAGAAGGGCCTCCTCTACCAGGCCGAGCACCCCGTTTACTGGTGCCCGCGCTGTAGGACGAGCCTTGCCAAGGCTGAGGTCGGCTACGTCGAGGAGGACGGCTTCCTCTACTACATCAAGCTCCCGCTCGCTGACGGTTCCGGTTACGTTCCGATAGCGACGACGAGGCCCGAGCTCATGCCCGCCTGTGTGGCAGTTTTCGTCCATCCCGAGGACGAGCGCTACAAAGACGTCGTCGGCAAGAAGGTTAAACTGCCAATATTCGAGCGCGAGGTGCCGGTCTTGGCTGACGAGGACGTTGACCCGAGCTTTGGAACCGGAGCGGTCTACAACTGTACCTACGGTGACGAGCAGGACGTCGTCTGGCAGAAGCGTTACAACCTGCCTGTCATCATAGCCATCAACGAAGATGGAACGATGAACGAGAACGCCGGGCCTTATGCGGGCCTCAAGACCGAGGAAGCGAGGAAGAAGATTGCGGAAGACCTTGAGAAGATGGGGCTCTTGTACAAGAAGGAGGAGATAAGGCACAGAGTTTTGAGACACACCGAGAGAAGCTCCTGTATGGCCCCGATTGAGCTGTTGCCCAAGAAGCAGTGGTTCATAAAGGTCAAGGACTTCACGGACGAGATAGTCAAGGTCGCAAAGGAAATCAACTGGTATCCCGAGGACATGTTCCTCCGCCTCAAGGACTGGGCCGAGTCAATGGACTGGGACTGGGTCATAAGCAGGCAGAGGGTCTTTGGAACGCCGATTCCCTTCTGGGTCTGCGATAACGGCGAGATAATACTGCCTGACGAGGATAAGCTTCCGGTTGACCCGCGCTTTGATAAGCCTCCGAGGAAGTGCTCCGACGGAAGCGAACCGAAGCCCGTCACCGACGTCCTCGACTGCTGGGTCGACTCAAGCATAACCCCGCTGATAATAAGCAGGTGGCACGACGCGATTAAGGGCAACGAGGAAGCGAAGCGCTGGTTCGAGCACAACTTCCCGACCGCGCTCAGGCCCCAGGGAACCGACATCATAAGGACGTGGGCATTCTACACGATATTCAGGACCTACATGCTCACCGGCCAGAAGCCCTGGCGCGACGTTCTCATCAACGGAATGGTTGCCGGGCCCGACGGCAGGAAGATGAGCAAGAGCTACGGCAACGTCGTTGCCCCAGACGAGGTCATTCCGAAGTACGGCGCCGACGCTCTCCGCCTCTGGACTGCTTTAGCGCCGCCCGGAGAAGACCATCCCTTCAAGTGGGAGACCGTCGATTACAACTACCGCTTCCTGCAGAAGGTCTGGAACATCTACCGCTTCGCCGAGCGCCATTTGGCCGACTTTGACCCGGCCAAAGCGCCCGAGGAGCTCGAACCGCTCGACCGCTGGATTCTCAGCAGGCTCCACAGGCTCATCAAGTTCGCCACCGAGGAGATGGAGCGCTACCGCTTCAACCTGCTCACGCGCGAGCTGATAACCTTCGTCTGGCACGAGGTGGCGGATGACTACATCGAGATGATTAAGTACCGTCTCTACGGCGACGACGAGGAGAGCAAGCTGAAGGCTAAGACGGCGCTCTACGAGCTCCTCTACAACCTGATGCTCCTGATGGCGCCGTTCGTCCCGCACATCACCGAAGAGCTCTACCAGAACCTCTTCCGCGAGCAGATTGGCGCTAAAAGCGTCCACCTCCTCGACTGGCCGAAGTTCAGGGAGGACAGAATTGACGAAGAGGCCGAGAAGCTCGGCGAGCTGGCGAGGGAAATAGTCGGCGCGATAAGGCGCTACAAGAACTCTCACGGCCTCGCCCTCAACGCCAAGCTCAAGCACGTGGCCATCTACGCAACAGACTCCTACGAGAAGCTCAAGACCATCGAGAGGGACATAGCCGGAACGATGAACATCGAGAGGCTTGAGGTCATTAGGGGCGAGCCGGCTTTAGAGGAGCGCATAACCGAGATAAAGCCCAACTTCAGAACCGTTGGGCCGAGATACGGCAAGCTCGTGCCGAAGATTACCGCCTACCTCAAGGAGCACGCCGATGAGGTGGCGAAGGCCCTCAAGGAGACCGGAAAGGTCGAGTTCGAGGTCGATGGAGAAAAGGTCGAGCTCGGCAAGGACGACGTCGTCATCAGAAAGGCGGTGTTCAGCGAAGGAGAAGAGGTCGAGACTGCCGTCGTTGGGGACGCGGTTATAGTGTTCTTCTGA
- a CDS encoding MFS transporter — MGSLSSAVLGPYLSLWLKSVGLSFSEIGLAQSVSEIAQLLTDFPTGGLADRYGRVRVYSLGSSLFGLGLVVVGLSGGLWSVLAGASLSGLGSALVSGTMVPWLYDALGDRKRVKDVLSRLKALSGPVRFVGGFLGGALAGFAPNAPVVIAGLLAMASGVMAVILLPDNRGKAELGYSGILRRGLHVVLGDRRLHLLLLSSFLLSFTGRAFFTFWMLLLKGRGLPDEALGPLFATMLLSTSLGALLARKLEPSPKTVALTSALLGVEVALLGLTPGLWESVALLFAVEVTLGARGPLMAVLRNDLIPSEVRSTVSSTLSTLGSGFTAIANVAVGLLAGKSGLGTAYLVAGLTGALSALPIWGLTFLSAPCEGCNIPEKPGGR; from the coding sequence GTGGGCTCGTTGAGCTCAGCGGTTCTTGGGCCTTACCTGAGCCTCTGGCTTAAGTCGGTTGGCCTGAGCTTTTCTGAGATTGGATTAGCTCAGAGCGTTTCAGAGATTGCCCAGCTTCTCACGGACTTCCCGACCGGCGGTCTCGCGGACAGGTACGGCAGGGTCAGGGTCTACTCCCTAGGAAGCTCCCTCTTCGGCCTCGGACTGGTCGTGGTGGGCCTCTCAGGAGGGCTCTGGAGCGTTCTCGCTGGCGCGTCCCTTTCCGGCCTCGGAAGCGCCCTCGTCAGCGGAACGATGGTCCCCTGGCTCTACGATGCCCTTGGAGATAGAAAGCGGGTAAAGGACGTCCTGAGCAGGCTGAAGGCCCTCTCCGGGCCGGTCAGGTTTGTTGGTGGCTTCCTCGGCGGTGCACTCGCTGGATTCGCTCCGAACGCCCCGGTGGTCATCGCGGGGCTTCTCGCGATGGCTTCCGGCGTTATGGCGGTCATCCTTCTGCCAGACAACAGGGGTAAGGCGGAACTCGGCTACTCTGGAATACTGCGCAGGGGCCTGCATGTGGTCCTTGGAGACAGGAGACTGCACCTGCTCCTCCTCTCTTCGTTCCTGCTGAGCTTCACGGGCAGGGCGTTCTTCACGTTCTGGATGCTCCTGCTGAAGGGCCGGGGACTGCCGGACGAAGCCCTTGGACCTCTCTTCGCGACGATGTTGCTCTCGACTTCCCTCGGTGCGTTGCTTGCGAGGAAACTCGAACCGTCCCCGAAAACAGTCGCCCTGACGTCTGCCCTGCTCGGCGTTGAGGTTGCCCTCCTCGGCCTCACCCCCGGCCTCTGGGAGAGCGTGGCTCTCCTCTTCGCGGTAGAGGTTACCCTCGGGGCGAGGGGACCGCTGATGGCAGTCCTCAGGAACGACCTCATTCCCTCGGAAGTCCGCTCGACGGTCAGCTCGACGCTGAGCACCTTAGGAAGCGGGTTCACGGCGATTGCAAACGTCGCGGTAGGCCTGCTCGCCGGAAAGTCCGGACTCGGCACGGCCTACCTCGTGGCCGGCCTGACCGGGGCCCTTTCGGCCCTGCCAATCTGGGGATTAACCTTTTTAAGCGCCCCCTGCGAAGGGTGTAACATCCCGGAAAAACCCGGTGGAAGGTGA
- a CDS encoding PEGA domain-containing protein: MLLLLGGIIGFGANTGFVSASGSTGFFWAATYTAERSEALSLAYSDSGLAFIGWLNGAGVDHSSAWIVKVNDDGSIAWQKAASGNYGFSDIEAAGDGYIAVGWANGADIAQNDAWIVKFDKDGNVVWQKAIGGDGDQKAVAVSGDAFVGTYNGFPWIVTFDENGSVNWEAVLKGEGSYGFTNVLKDYKYYYAVGWLNGAPLVVKFKGDGSRTYWQNVIETSGKAVAIVPATKGTITAAVTGDGSMLIKFDYFGNLKWEKLYKGVQIRALYKDGDYIIAAGEMDGKALVMKLDEDGNVIKAVTYGTGAFNGVTIGGKVFLAGVMNDNALAMAVPAGDLTIPACGLAAPVEVTVEDANVSVSKAHLILSPVESSVVETSAEFVNTTAEFNSLKAIAPVLSVSDPVGDDHGPGTYTYPTDPVFNKTGLFDITGMDVYETPNDYVFYFHFKNLGGNPWNGPNGFSLQIIEAYFDFKDGGNTSAIKLADNGPGANVQFNRPWDVAFRVTGWTSKLVLPNMSTVDIEASADLSTNTVIVKVPREYLNITPDTFYAVLVGSQDGYGVDEWRDVQVNASQWRIGGGDADAIIAGVAPRVMDLLVPSWFHPTQEEQLSSYDAKDKKLATVDMIPVSENYGFLTVISTPSGADVSVDGKSVGTTPLKYYLVPAGEHNVTVSMHNYHEYKETVTVKPKEVTLVNATLKVLTGKLTITSKPTNATVIIDGKEVGKTPLENYTLPVGLHQVIVKMPGYKDEVFNVSIQAGKLLTFHVELSPKTGMITINSTPTGAEVYIDGQKVGTTPLEHYVLPIGLHQVIVKMPGYKDEVFNVSIQEGKELTFNVELSPQTGMVTITTDPSGAEVYIDGKKVGTTPLEQYVLTVGKHTIVIKKDGYKEETHEITVEAGKELKLNYKLTPLQTTTTTTTTTTTTTTTGGGKGFCGPAAIVGLAIIPLLLRRRK, from the coding sequence ATGCTTCTGCTGCTTGGAGGTATTATAGGGTTCGGAGCGAATACCGGATTCGTCAGCGCCTCCGGATCAACGGGCTTCTTCTGGGCCGCCACGTACACGGCCGAGAGGAGCGAAGCACTTTCACTGGCTTACTCTGATTCGGGCCTGGCCTTCATCGGCTGGCTCAACGGGGCCGGTGTTGACCACTCCAGCGCCTGGATAGTCAAGGTCAACGACGATGGAAGCATAGCCTGGCAGAAGGCTGCGAGTGGAAACTACGGCTTCAGTGATATTGAAGCGGCTGGAGATGGGTACATAGCCGTTGGCTGGGCCAACGGAGCCGATATCGCACAGAACGATGCCTGGATCGTTAAGTTCGACAAGGACGGAAACGTGGTGTGGCAGAAGGCCATCGGCGGCGATGGAGACCAGAAGGCGGTCGCGGTTTCTGGAGACGCGTTCGTTGGAACCTACAACGGATTCCCGTGGATAGTCACCTTCGACGAGAACGGAAGCGTTAACTGGGAGGCCGTCCTCAAGGGAGAGGGAAGCTACGGCTTCACCAACGTTCTCAAGGACTACAAGTACTACTACGCCGTTGGCTGGCTCAACGGTGCTCCTCTCGTCGTCAAGTTCAAGGGAGACGGGAGCAGGACCTACTGGCAGAACGTCATCGAGACCAGCGGAAAGGCCGTTGCAATAGTCCCTGCAACAAAGGGAACCATCACCGCCGCCGTAACCGGCGATGGGAGCATGCTCATCAAGTTTGACTACTTCGGAAACCTCAAGTGGGAGAAGCTCTACAAGGGCGTTCAGATAAGGGCCCTCTACAAGGACGGTGACTACATCATTGCCGCGGGCGAGATGGACGGAAAGGCCCTCGTTATGAAGCTCGATGAGGACGGAAACGTCATAAAGGCCGTCACCTACGGCACCGGAGCTTTCAACGGAGTGACCATTGGCGGTAAGGTCTTCCTCGCGGGTGTAATGAACGACAACGCCCTCGCCATGGCCGTTCCCGCGGGCGATCTCACCATACCCGCATGCGGACTCGCCGCCCCGGTCGAGGTAACCGTTGAGGACGCCAACGTTAGCGTAAGCAAAGCCCACCTGATCCTCAGCCCCGTTGAGTCAAGCGTCGTTGAAACCAGTGCCGAGTTCGTGAACACCACCGCGGAGTTCAACTCGCTGAAGGCGATAGCGCCTGTTCTCAGCGTTTCAGATCCCGTTGGTGACGACCACGGTCCGGGAACCTACACCTATCCGACCGACCCCGTCTTCAACAAGACCGGACTCTTCGACATAACCGGAATGGACGTTTACGAGACTCCAAACGACTACGTCTTCTACTTCCACTTCAAGAACCTCGGAGGCAACCCGTGGAACGGACCGAACGGCTTCAGCCTGCAGATAATCGAAGCCTACTTCGACTTCAAGGACGGAGGCAACACCTCAGCCATCAAACTGGCCGACAACGGGCCGGGAGCGAACGTGCAGTTCAACAGGCCCTGGGACGTCGCATTCAGGGTAACCGGCTGGACGTCAAAGCTCGTCCTCCCGAACATGAGCACCGTCGATATTGAGGCCAGTGCCGACCTTTCCACCAACACCGTTATCGTCAAGGTCCCGAGGGAGTACCTCAACATAACCCCGGACACCTTCTACGCAGTCCTCGTTGGCAGCCAGGACGGTTACGGCGTTGACGAGTGGCGTGATGTTCAGGTTAACGCTTCCCAGTGGAGGATTGGTGGTGGTGACGCTGACGCTATTATAGCTGGCGTTGCCCCGCGCGTCATGGACCTCCTCGTCCCAAGCTGGTTCCACCCAACCCAGGAGGAGCAGCTGAGCAGTTACGATGCCAAGGACAAGAAGCTTGCCACCGTTGACATGATACCCGTCTCAGAGAACTACGGCTTCCTCACGGTCATTTCAACCCCGAGCGGGGCCGACGTCAGCGTTGACGGCAAGAGCGTCGGAACCACACCCCTCAAGTACTACCTCGTCCCGGCTGGAGAGCACAACGTAACCGTGAGCATGCACAACTACCACGAGTACAAGGAGACCGTTACTGTCAAGCCCAAGGAAGTTACCCTCGTGAACGCCACGCTCAAGGTGCTCACCGGTAAGCTCACCATAACAAGCAAACCCACTAACGCCACGGTGATCATCGACGGTAAAGAGGTCGGCAAGACCCCGCTCGAGAACTACACCCTGCCCGTCGGCCTGCACCAGGTCATAGTCAAGATGCCTGGCTACAAGGACGAGGTCTTCAACGTGTCAATACAGGCCGGAAAGCTGCTGACCTTCCACGTCGAGCTCTCTCCAAAGACGGGAATGATAACCATCAACAGCACCCCCACCGGTGCCGAGGTCTACATCGACGGTCAGAAGGTCGGAACAACCCCGCTCGAGCACTACGTCCTCCCGATCGGTCTCCACCAGGTCATAGTCAAGATGCCTGGCTACAAGGACGAGGTCTTCAACGTGTCAATACAGGAGGGCAAGGAGCTCACCTTCAACGTTGAGCTCTCCCCGCAGACCGGAATGGTGACCATAACCACCGACCCGAGCGGTGCTGAAGTCTACATTGACGGCAAGAAAGTTGGAACCACACCGCTTGAGCAGTACGTCCTGACCGTCGGCAAGCACACTATTGTCATCAAGAAGGACGGCTACAAGGAGGAGACCCACGAGATAACCGTTGAGGCAGGGAAGGAGCTCAAGCTCAACTACAAACTCACCCCGCTCCAGACGACCACAACCACCACAACGACTACCACTACCACGACCACTACCGGTGGTGGCAAGGGCTTCTGCGGTCCGGCCGCCATAGTCGGCCTCGCAATAATCCCGCTCCTCCTCAGGAGGAGAAAGTGA
- a CDS encoding redox-regulated ATPase YchF: MEIGVVGKPNVGKSTFFSAATLVDVDIANYPFTTIDANVGVSYAIAEHPCKELGCKPNPQNYEYRDGKALIPIKMIDVAGLVPGAHEGRGLGNKFLDDLRMASALIHVIDATGKTDAEGQPTDYHDPVEDIEFLEREIDYWIYGILKKGWEKFAKRIKLQHMKLEQAIADHLSGIGVTEEDVWEAIHKVGLPGDPTKWSDEDLLAFVRELRKINKPIIIAANKADAATDEQIKRLIEEGKKRGYIVVPTSAAAELTLRKAAKAGFIEYIPGSSDFKIVKKMNPKQEKALQLIKEKVLDRFGSTGVQEVINRAVFELLNLIPVYPVQDENKLTDQFGNVLPHVYLLPKGSTPRDLAYKVHTDLGRTFLYAVNARTKRRVGEDYELQFNDIIKIVATAK, encoded by the coding sequence ATGGAGATAGGCGTTGTGGGAAAGCCAAACGTCGGAAAGTCAACGTTCTTCTCAGCGGCGACGCTCGTTGACGTTGATATAGCGAACTACCCCTTCACCACCATCGATGCCAACGTCGGCGTGAGCTATGCCATAGCGGAGCACCCCTGCAAAGAGCTCGGCTGTAAGCCGAACCCCCAGAACTACGAGTACCGCGATGGGAAGGCCCTGATTCCGATAAAGATGATTGACGTCGCCGGTCTCGTGCCAGGAGCTCATGAGGGGCGCGGTCTGGGCAACAAGTTCCTCGACGACCTGAGAATGGCCTCTGCCTTAATCCACGTCATAGACGCCACCGGAAAGACCGACGCCGAGGGTCAGCCGACGGATTACCACGACCCAGTTGAGGACATCGAGTTCCTTGAGAGGGAGATAGACTACTGGATTTACGGAATCCTCAAGAAGGGCTGGGAGAAGTTTGCGAAGAGGATTAAACTCCAGCACATGAAATTAGAGCAGGCAATAGCCGACCACCTCTCCGGAATTGGTGTAACCGAGGAGGACGTCTGGGAGGCTATCCACAAGGTGGGCCTTCCGGGCGACCCCACCAAGTGGAGCGACGAGGATTTGCTCGCCTTCGTCCGCGAGCTGAGAAAAATCAACAAGCCGATAATAATAGCCGCGAACAAGGCCGATGCCGCCACAGACGAGCAAATCAAGAGGCTCATCGAGGAGGGAAAGAAGAGGGGCTACATCGTCGTCCCCACTTCAGCGGCAGCGGAGCTGACCCTCAGGAAGGCGGCAAAGGCGGGCTTCATCGAGTACATTCCGGGCTCGAGCGACTTCAAAATCGTCAAGAAGATGAACCCCAAGCAGGAGAAGGCCCTTCAGCTGATCAAGGAGAAAGTCCTCGACCGCTTCGGCTCGACCGGCGTTCAGGAGGTCATAAATCGGGCCGTCTTCGAGCTGCTCAATCTCATCCCGGTTTACCCTGTTCAGGACGAGAACAAGCTCACCGACCAGTTCGGCAACGTCCTGCCCCACGTCTACCTGCTCCCGAAGGGCTCGACGCCGAGGGATTTGGCGTATAAGGTCCACACCGACCTTGGAAGGACTTTCCTCTACGCGGTGAACGCCAGAACGAAGAGGCGCGTCGGGGAGGACTACGAGCTTCAGTTCAACGACATAATCAAGATAGTCGCGACGGCCAAGTGA
- the prf1 gene encoding peptide chain release factor aRF-1, with protein sequence MSHKSAEMYELKKKVEELKSYRGRATELVSLYIPAGYDINKVMQQLREEYGTAQNIKSKSTRKNVLGALERAMQHLKLYRKTPENGLALFVGNVSEQEGVSDIRLWAIVPPEPLKVRLYRCDQTFVTEPLEEMLRVKDAYGLITVEKNEATIGLLRGKRIEVIDELTSNVPGKTRAGGQSARRYERIREQETHEFMKRIGEHANQAFLPLLEKGELRGIIIGGPGPTKEEFVEGDYLHHELRKKIIGVVDISYHGEYGLRELVEKASDILRDHEAVKERKLIQDFFKHLVKDTGMITYGEKEVRNALELGAVDTLLISEGYDKVRVKAKCNNCGWSEEKTMSEQEFHVYKKKLTHCPKCGSQNITFEKWDVAEELIKMAEEAGSNVEIISLDTEEGQQFYTAFGGLGAFLRYKIH encoded by the coding sequence ATGTCTCACAAGTCAGCGGAAATGTACGAGCTCAAGAAGAAGGTTGAGGAACTCAAGAGCTATCGAGGTCGAGCGACCGAACTCGTGAGCCTCTACATCCCGGCGGGCTACGACATCAACAAGGTCATGCAGCAGCTTCGCGAGGAGTACGGAACGGCCCAGAACATCAAGAGCAAGTCCACTCGAAAGAACGTTTTAGGAGCGCTTGAAAGGGCGATGCAACACCTCAAGCTCTACCGCAAAACTCCGGAGAACGGCCTTGCCCTGTTCGTTGGTAACGTCAGCGAGCAGGAGGGAGTCAGCGACATAAGGCTCTGGGCTATAGTCCCGCCGGAACCGCTCAAAGTCCGCCTCTACCGCTGTGACCAGACCTTCGTCACCGAACCGCTTGAGGAGATGCTCCGCGTTAAAGATGCGTACGGCCTCATAACCGTCGAGAAGAACGAGGCAACGATAGGCCTCCTCAGGGGCAAGAGGATTGAGGTGATAGACGAGCTCACCTCGAACGTCCCGGGAAAGACGAGGGCCGGTGGTCAGTCGGCGAGGCGTTACGAGAGGATTCGTGAGCAGGAGACGCACGAGTTCATGAAGCGCATCGGAGAGCACGCCAATCAGGCATTCCTCCCGCTCCTTGAGAAAGGTGAGCTGAGGGGAATCATCATAGGCGGTCCCGGACCGACCAAGGAGGAGTTCGTTGAAGGTGATTACCTCCACCACGAGCTGAGGAAGAAGATTATCGGTGTCGTCGACATAAGCTACCACGGCGAGTACGGCCTGAGGGAGCTCGTTGAGAAGGCCAGCGATATACTCAGAGACCATGAGGCGGTCAAGGAGAGGAAGCTTATCCAGGACTTCTTCAAGCACCTCGTCAAGGACACGGGGATGATAACCTACGGTGAGAAGGAAGTTAGAAACGCCCTCGAACTCGGCGCCGTGGACACGCTCCTCATCAGCGAGGGCTACGACAAGGTCCGCGTCAAGGCCAAGTGCAACAACTGTGGCTGGAGCGAGGAGAAAACGATGAGCGAGCAGGAGTTCCACGTCTACAAGAAGAAGCTGACCCACTGCCCGAAGTGTGGTAGTCAGAACATAACCTTCGAGAAGTGGGACGTCGCGGAGGAGCTCATAAAGATGGCGGAGGAAGCCGGCTCGAACGTGGAGATAATCTCCCTCGATACCGAGGAGGGCCAGCAGTTCTATACGGCTTTCGGCGGGCTTGGAGCGTTCCTGAGGTACAAGATTCATTGA